In Apis cerana isolate GH-2021 linkage group LG3, AcerK_1.0, whole genome shotgun sequence, the sequence ActcttttgttaataatttgtcCGTGTGTATACACAAAAAATCCATTGCGCATCTTCcgtcattatttatatttatctcctCGTACAATGAAGATAACATGATGTTCGTTGCACTTTACTTTCCGACATACATTTTCAACAATCACGATCACTTCTTTTATCACTTTCacttggtatatatatattcacatacGAACTATATTCATTCTCATATCACAGCTTGGTGGAATCGAATATTAGcccgattaaatttatttcctctGAATTCTGTGCAAATTCCaaagcaaaataaatttaattggtcGCCGCGAATAGTTGCGAAGCCCTTCGAATCCGAggtttaaaaggaaaaaagcgaaatatgtgtaaaaatcgagacgaataaaaataaatctcgcGTTCGAGGGGCGAGCATCGATGAATGTCATTAACGTTATTCACGCgctttgatttaaattagcaaaaaaaaaaaaaaaaattcgaatcgtcTCTCATCGAATATTACAATGCCTCGCATCCGAGAAGCATCCGAATACTTAATCACTGTCTATGTTATAGGCGTCCCGTACCCAATATTCCTCCCCGAATTCCCGACAGACCGTACTACGGCCGATTAAACTGAGCTAGTCCATGGAAAGCACACGACACCTGTGCACACCCCACGCCCGAGAGTATTCGAAGAAAGAGTTTCGTTTGCGAAACGAGCCGATGACCGGGGACACGAGCTCAGCACGAGACGAGAAAATGGTGGAAGACAATGTGATGGTTGTTAACCCGACGCATTGACTGATTCGAAAGATGATGGGTGACGGTGAGAGAGAATCCGGGGTTTCGGGAGAGAATCTTCCGAGGAGCGCAGGACGCGCCGCGtcctattcttttttctctctctctctctctctgtctcgagATCTTCGCCCTCCTTTAATCTTGGCTATGTCTGtctttgtacaaaaaaaagaaaagaaaagaaaaaagaaaatttctggtCTTCGTCGCGTCTGGCGCGCGTGAAGAGGAAGGTGATTGAATGGAAAAGGAGGGAATtgatggaggaggaggaggaggaggaggaggaggaggaggaaacaaGGAGGAACAAGGCTGTGCCACGAAAAcaaaagggaagagaaagagggaccAAGAAATGATGAACAGACAAGGGGCAAGGCGAGGGAAAGcgacgtatatattatatatatggatgGTCTGTGCCTGGTCTGTTATCTATCGATGGTCGACAGCCGGAGATCCAATCGGTCACTTctacttcttctttctcttgatATTTCGTCttctatgttatttataaataccgTTTAGAATTACGTGTTTTAGCTGTTAAGTATTAATAGACTCGATGCCGCTCGATGCGCGCGATTAAAGCTTGGAGGATTGGTTATaaatgttaagaaaaaaagggtcTTCCGGCAAGAAGCGACGCAGttgttatttttcgaaataaccgATTtcgtcctttttttccccttcttcgACGGTTATCagtattataataagtaaGAATCGAAATTGCACGTTATTgcgattataaaatcaaattgatcaaatttttaatcttgttcatttttgtttagaatcttttttttttttttctttaataatgaataaattaatcacgTATTATATGGGGctaaattttaagtttcgaacgttaattgttaaattctaGGTAGCTTtgtattacttaatattttattacgcaacgtatttaaatatagggcGATAGGAGTCGATACCGTTCGaccaaaatgatttttaaactgAAGCAATACTGGAGATTTTCTAGTTGTAAAGTATTCATAGTTAGAGGAaaacgtaatttaatttagcgATCGATTGGCGCTTCTTGTCCGAGGACTCGGCAACAAGGTATTGTTCAAATGAGATTCGTGGACGTAACGACGTAACGTGCAACCCGATTACCTCGATTTTAGAAAAACTTACTACTAGAGCAAAAGAGTACACACGGTTCGCTCTACGATTCATTCGATCGAACGGGTGAACGAAATGCGAGACGATATTCAATCGACCACAGCATTCCAGAAACGCCTGTGTGCAAGCTTCTTTgcgaaacataaaaaaaaaaaaaaaaagaaaaaaaaagaaaaaaaaatatatatatatattatatattttatatagaaatgagGAGAAAGTTACGTGGATTCTCCTCGCCTGATGTTCATACTAAACGTaacagttcttttttttttgtacgattaatttattgaagtaCGATCACGATGCCATTTTACAGCTCGAATTTAAGAAACAATTACGATACAGCAACTTATTGAACAACGAATGATTAAAGATTGTgggaaatttcttattatgtaattttttcacggtttgaaaaatgtagaaacaaaattataggTGTATGTATGTAGAGCGCGAAATTTCTCGTCCGATAactttgttcatttttatctatttttattgttatatttgcaTCTTGACGCGATATCGTTATGTGTCGTGCGATAGAcgctttttttcctcgaaagaACGAAAAGAGCCAAGATTTATatcttcgaaaaaagaaaaaaaagaaaaaaaaacaaacaaaaaataataactattataattttaaatggagGCCAATGTTGTAGAAGGAAGAAAcaaattgtacatatataaaatcaaatacgaGTAATAGTATTATTACATGTCGATTTACGTGCtagggaaaaagaattttctttctttttcctttctttttttttttttttttctctccctcccctctttttctttttctttttctttttgtattaaacCAAACATCACGCGTCGATAGCCAACGCGCTATGATATACGACACCGACTGACGACTAATGTACCTAGGACATATCAGGACGaatcaaataaatgatatttaatacaaatcgaTGATATAGTTCATGAGAATATCCTGATCAATTTTTCCAGAACATTTGAATCTTCCGATTGTCAGATCGTTGGTTCTTTTTCagtatgtattatgtatatatatcggtaaattcttgtttctttttttttttaggttatattatgtaataacaataaccTCGACGCTATTTGACATTTTTCGCTTAAAAATGAAGTGTCGAAAGTGATTCATGTCCTCGTATCCTCTTCCATTGttgaagatttattatttttgcattaaattatatcggtgatatatatatatatatatacatatatatatgtatatgtatatatagttgaAAATTATACTAGAATAAGTGGTGTCTCTTAGAAATTGATTTCGCTGAAATCAATATGTCGTTACAAATGTGTCGTGATCAACGAAAGTTGGGACAAATGGTCGATCAAATGAAAATACTTGCCAATAATTTGGACGAGTTGCGTGCTGAAATTTCTGCATTGAAGGCGAGCTATTTAACGAAGAAAGACGATCCTTTGCGTAATAAtgatttgaaacaaaatttaaacaaaagtaGCAAGACTAAtgttttaagtaaattaaaaaaatatatgaagaaagtaaaaagtatGTATTCATTGAGAAAGGAGCAGAAACGAAGAAATCAAGAggtatatcgaaatattttgatatcaattaatttacgcTACTCAAAGTAATTAGGAAATCgcattgaaaattgtttttttttttttttttttctattatcttgTGAATCTaacgttttaattaaagaaacaaagaaaaatcaatttttaaaatgaatacatTTGCACGTATTTCACTATTCTTTTATATCCTTTTATACCGGCAATTTTCCCCAaattaatctgaaaattttcaaattctccgATCATGTTCTGTATTCGGCAAACGAATTATTCGTTGGAGGATaagtttccaattattttgagcaatttcgtttctttattcATCACTAACGAAATTTTATCCAATGCGATTCTTTCCCCTAGCCTTTTTATCCTTGCTCGAATATCGATCCCCCGTTGTCctcgtttttaaattatattttccctaaccaaagaaaagatatatggAAATTGCCGCCACGGATCAAATACTTGAAAAGCCGGGGTAATCAAACAAACGACAAGCAGGAAATGCAGTGCACGACGAAATCTCCGTGTGCGCCATTGCGCGTCGACCATAAACCGgaggataaaaattatcacgaATCGTTCCCAAAGCGAGCTGAAACTGACCAAGCCGATAAAGTAACCCCGAGCACCGACGCAACACTTGTTCCGCATTGTTCCGAGATAAGTTGCGAATTAGACGTAAAGGTGGAAAATTCGGTGTGCTCCTCCCCCAACTCGAACGTGAACATTTATTCGGACTCGTATACCTTTGCGAACATCCCGCGAGCCGAGGATTCTCCCCAAGAGTGCTCGTCCGAGGGCATCGACGACCAACCCGGTAAGCAATCCGCGACAAAATCCACGCAAACGAATGTAACTAATAATTCGAGGCGAAACTCGAAGAACTCTTATCTCAAGCAGTCGAACCTTTGCTtctctaaaataaagaatgccgtgattacgaaaaaaattgtaaaaaattccaatgaGAGCACATTCACGATATGCGGGGAGATGGATGATATGAAACATTATCCATGCCCGAGGAAAAATTCTAACAAATACTCGTTCAAGAAAAAGCAGAATAGCTTTACCCAATGGAACGATCAGAAAACGAGCGAGCAAGATATTCCGCTTGCCAAAACTTGCCAAGAGGCGAAGGATAATTTGTCCGGTACGAACAGCAAGAATATGTACCAAAATATCTTGCCCGTAAAGGATTCAGATTCATCGCCTTCTTTGGGCTCGTTGGATCTGGAAGTGAATATTTCCAACGTTTCCACCAACGTCGAAGATGATTGCTCGTCGGAACGTCGGAAACCGAGAACCTACGTGATACGCCATATAAGTCAAAAGAGTAACGAAAGTAATTGGCTCAATGATTTGGAAAGGATTACTTATGCGGGGCCGTCGTCCGACTTGAGCCTTTCTTGCTGTAGTTTCTCCAATCACAATGttcatttcgattaaaaaaggatatttaatCACACGCTTTTCGATATTCATTTTTGTCCGTACagggatatttaataatctctcctaattttatcatatcgtatttatttcaatctgtTCGACAAGTGatatgaatgataaaattcgatcgattttaattccaggaaaaaaagatcacatttattattaaaaaaatgctgTAGAAAGAATGTGCAATACTGTTACAATTCTTTATACTTAcaaatcgtaataataatattaaacatttttttttttctttttttaattattgcacATTGAATAAACGATCGTCACTACATTCGTTCAATGTTTCGTATCAAAGGTGAAATCGGGAATCATATACATGTTCTCTCTTACATAATTTGAGAACCGTTTTTGGCAACTGCGGTCACCGAATTCGCGGCGGGTGCACggtcgtgaaaaataattttccaagccGCCACGAACGTCTTAAACACCCCTTCGTTGGAATTGTTCTTCTTGAAATTGTGAACCGAATAACGATTATAAAGTCCCCAGATGCTGTTCATTAATTTGCTGTTATATTTTAGCGGCGTAAGTTCCCAacctgtgaaaaaaaaaaaaatgaatcattcATTGTATTCCAAAATTTTCACGCGTTAAATTCATagtttcgtataattttgattttattatcgagtttgttcaatgaatatattgaattattcaacgtggcaaacaaaattaatcgaatatcttATACtggatagatattaaataagctGTTTAAAAAtagctgttttttttttcataattcaaaaatttacataGCCTCTTGGAAAGATAAACGAACAAACGTAGCAAAAGTTTATTTAGCGAATGGATACTGGAAAGTCGAATACacgatatatttcttatatattattatatacgttattatttattttaataccaaTATACGATatgatctaaaaatattcgcgAAGCGACATTCCAGTATATTCTAAAAACAGGATACGTCATTGATAAGTCTGATAAGTACCTTCCAATGGGGGTCTCATGTTGAATgtattttctttacacgatttttctttcttctccatcCGTGATATCGTAGTATTGCGTTCTCGATTGCAACGGACTTTGCACGCCGCAAACGCGCCTTGCGGAATAGATGCCATTCTCTTACAATCtgcaataaaaaaggaaaaggcaatattttaaatcgaataaaaaaaaaatgataaaacgttGATCGcttctagaaataatttacacacagatatatatatatgtatatatatatatataaaacgatttaatatcgaaaacaAACCTTCGCAAGTTTCAAAGAGCAGTTTtgccaattttcttttaacgcTTGTCACCGTTGCTCTTCTAATTTTGGGATTGTGCCGATTTTTCCACCACGATTttcgattttgttttaatattacaaacttCATACAGCCGCGACGAGCACTCTTCAAATCAATCATCGaccgatcgataaaaataaaaaaaagatattttctaaaaaaaaccaaagtgcctttcttcctttcttttcttttcccttctttttcttatcttacagacgattcttattattacagacgagctaaaaaattaataataaaagtaggaggaaaggagaaagCTCGACTCTGTCACTTCGTTAGGAATCAACGTCGTAATAAGTTGGagtaataatttcgtttcgatttatGAACTTGTTTTGCAAACAAGTGGGGAGAGATAGATTGGAGGCGAAACAaaataggaaaagaaaatttacgtCTTTGTAACGAGATATCGGCTGCCTTTCGAGATTTTTAATGATCTCGACCACCACGATTCTTTTATCTCTGAAGACCTCTCGGATTTAAAATGCGTAAGTACTCGCGCGATACGtgacctatatatatatatatatatatatatatatgtatcatatatatgtgtacatgA encodes:
- the LOC108001898 gene encoding uncharacterized protein LOC108001898 — its product is MQCTTKSPCAPLRVDHKPEDKNYHESFPKRAETDQADKVTPSTDATLVPHCSEISCELDVKVENSVCSSPNSNVNIYSDSYTFANIPRAEDSPQECSSEGIDDQPGKQSATKSTQTNVTNNSRRNSKNSYLKQSNLCFSKIKNAVITKKIVKNSNESTFTICGEMDDMKHYPCPRKNSNKYSFKKKQNSFTQWNDQKTSEQDIPLAKTCQEAKDNLSGTNSKNMYQNILPVKDSDSSPSLGSLDLEVNISNVSTNVEDDCSSERRKPRTYVIRHISQKSNESNWLNDLERITYAGPSSDLSLSCCSFSNHNVHFD
- the LOC108001897 gene encoding uncharacterized protein LOC108001897 — translated: MIDLKSARRGCMKFVILKQNRKSWWKNRHNPKIRRATVTSVKRKLAKLLFETCEDCKRMASIPQGAFAACKVRCNRERNTTISRMEKKEKSCKENTFNMRPPLEGWELTPLKYNSKLMNSIWGLYNRYSVHNFKKNNSNEGVFKTFVAAWKIIFHDRAPAANSVTAVAKNGSQIM